The proteins below are encoded in one region of Picrophilus oshimae DSM 9789:
- the asd gene encoding aspartate-semialdehyde dehydrogenase, producing MSKIRVSLLGSTGMVGQKMVRLLENHPYIELAKVSASPNNTGKRYIDAVRWVENSEIPEYVSDMNLVSSDPNDHRDVDFVLSALPSEIAEGIETRLVSNGINVISNASPLRMRSDIPLINPEINYEHLYMLEDRDTKYVKNPNCTTTIMSMPLFDIINSDYERMYLTTMQAVSGAGFSGLPYMAINNNIIPYINGEEEKIPAEISKIFGYRNDDKIVNRNIKMSVTTVRVPVAVDHAGVLYINIKNFDIENFIKDIRNFKPLSRFSGLTMAPRQPIIIHEKNDAPQVHDVSGMEIHIGRLSYNDDTLRMYILGDNLIRGAAGITILTLELMHAMKLDN from the coding sequence TTGTCAAAGATAAGGGTTTCATTGCTTGGTTCAACAGGCATGGTTGGCCAGAAGATGGTAAGGCTCCTTGAAAATCATCCCTATATAGAGCTGGCCAAGGTAAGCGCATCACCAAATAACACAGGTAAAAGGTATATAGATGCAGTAAGATGGGTTGAAAATTCAGAGATCCCGGAGTATGTCTCTGATATGAATCTTGTTTCCAGTGATCCAAATGATCATAGGGATGTTGATTTTGTCCTGTCTGCACTGCCAAGTGAGATTGCGGAGGGTATAGAAACAAGGCTGGTTTCTAATGGAATAAATGTTATTTCAAATGCCTCGCCTCTAAGAATGAGGAGCGATATACCATTAATAAATCCGGAAATAAACTATGAGCACCTATATATGCTTGAGGACAGGGATACAAAATATGTAAAAAATCCGAACTGCACAACAACGATAATGTCCATGCCGCTTTTTGATATAATAAATTCTGATTATGAAAGGATGTATTTAACGACAATGCAGGCCGTAAGTGGTGCTGGTTTTTCTGGCCTTCCATACATGGCAATAAATAATAATATAATACCGTATATAAATGGCGAGGAGGAAAAGATACCTGCAGAGATATCAAAGATCTTTGGATACAGAAACGATGATAAAATAGTTAACAGAAACATAAAAATGAGCGTGACAACGGTCAGGGTACCTGTTGCCGTTGATCATGCAGGCGTTCTTTATATAAACATAAAAAATTTTGATATTGAAAATTTTATAAAAGATATAAGGAATTTTAAACCTTTATCAAGATTCAGCGGCTTAACAATGGCACCAAGGCAGCCGATAATTATACATGAAAAAAACGATGCACCGCAGGTTCACGATGTCTCAGGCATGGAAATACATATAGGCAGGCTCAGCTATAACGATGACACATTAAGAATGTACATACTTGGTGATAATTTAATAAGGGGTGCTGCAGGAATAACAATACTAACACTTGAACTAATGCATGCAATGAAATTAGATAATTAA
- a CDS encoding HAD-IB family phosphatase — MKLIVFDMDGVLTKEKSSWNYVHRALGVDNSKNFDLYRSGRISYSEFFDRDIELWLKKYGKIRRERIIEILKRIELQDNIDQLICFLKECNAVTAIVSGGIYWLAEIINDRLKFNEIYANDIMTDDHGYIIKKGKIMVDPMKKGDVIKLIEKKHCIKPDDAIAIGDSYSDISMKTACSKFISFNGDELINSMSDYSAKSMLDLIDILNKI, encoded by the coding sequence ATGAAATTAATAGTATTTGATATGGATGGTGTTCTTACAAAGGAAAAAAGCAGCTGGAATTATGTTCACAGGGCCCTTGGTGTTGATAATAGCAAAAACTTTGATTTGTATAGATCCGGGAGGATATCATACAGTGAATTCTTCGATAGGGACATAGAGCTTTGGCTAAAAAAATACGGTAAAATTAGAAGGGAAAGGATAATAGAAATATTAAAGAGGATAGAGCTCCAGGATAATATAGATCAATTAATTTGTTTCTTAAAAGAATGCAATGCCGTAACAGCAATAGTCTCTGGGGGTATATACTGGCTTGCAGAGATAATAAATGATAGATTAAAATTCAATGAAATATACGCAAATGATATAATGACCGATGACCATGGTTACATAATAAAAAAAGGCAAAATCATGGTTGATCCAATGAAAAAGGGCGATGTAATAAAATTAATCGAGAAAAAGCACTGCATAAAACCAGATGATGCCATTGCCATAGGCGATTCATACAGTGATATATCAATGAAAACAGCCTGCAGTAAATTCATATCATTTAATGGCGACGAATTAATAAATTCAATGTCAGATTATTCCGCAAAATCAATGTTAGACCTTATAGATATACTCAATAAAATATAA